Genomic DNA from Bosea sp. (in: a-proteobacteria):
CCGGCGCGAGGGGCGTGGCCGTCGCTTTTGCCCGATCGCTCGTGGTGGGGCGCGGCTGCGGGCACGGTATGTGAGCTGCGGCCGTTGGGCAGTAGCACGGCGACGCGAGCGTGGCGCGGCTTCAAGCCTTGGTCAGAGTGCGGCGCACCGCGTCGCGCCATATCGCCTGACGGGCAGCGCGCTGGTCCTGCGTCATCACGGGATTGAAGCGATGCTCGAGCCGCCAGCTGGCGGCGAAGCCGGCGGGATCAGGATAGAACCCGCTGGCCATGCCGGCGAGATAGGCGGCGCCGAGCGCGGTCGTCTCCATCACCCGGGGCCGGTCCACCGGCGCATCGAGCAGGTCCGCGAGGCGCTGCATGGTCCAGTCCGAGGCCGCCATGCCGCCATCCACGCGCAACACCGTGTTGCCGGCGCCGGGCCAGTCGGCCTTCATCGCCTCGAGCAGGTCGCCCGTCTGGAAGCATACGCTTTCCAGCGCCGCCAGCGCGAGCTCTGCGGGGCCGGTTTTGCGCGTCAGGCCGAACAGGGCGCCGCGCGCGTCCGGGTCCCAGTGCGGAGCGCCGAGGCCGACGAAGGCCGGCACCAGCACGACACCCTGGGTCGGGTCCGCCCTGGCGGCGAGCGGCCCGCTGTCGGAGGCGCGGCGGATGATCTTCAGCCCGTCGCGCAGCCACTGGACCGCCGCGCCTGCGATGAAGATCGCGCCTTCGAGCGCATAGGTCCGCTGGCCGCCAAGCTGATAGGCTATGGTGGTGAGCAGCCGGTTGCGCGACGCCACCGCCACCGGCCCCGTGTTGAGCAGCGCGAAGCAGCCGGTGCCGTATGTGGATTTCATCATGCCCGGCTCGAAGCAGGCCTGCCCGATGGTGGCGGCCTGCTGGTCGCCGGCGACGCCGCGAATGGCGATGCTGCCGCCAAGCAGGGCGGGGTCCGTCTCGCCGAAGGAGGCGGCGCTGTCCATCACGGTGGGCAGCAGGCTCTCTGGCACGCGCAACAGCGACAGAAGCCCTGCATCCCATGCCCCGGTGTGGATGTTGAGCAGCAAGGTGCGCGAGGCGTTGGTGGCGTCGGTGACATGGGCGCGCCCTGCGGTCAGCCGCCAGATCAGGAAGCTGTCGATGGTGCCGAAGGCAAGCTCGCCGCGCTCGGCCCGGGCGCGGGCGCCCGGTGTGTTGTCGAGCAGCCAGGCGATCTTGGTGCCCGAGAAATAAGGATCGAGCAGCAGCCCGGTCCGCTCGCGAACCATCGGCTCGAGGCCCTCGCGCTTGAGCTGGTGGCAGGCATCGGCGGTCCTGCGGTCCTGCCAGACGATGGCGCGCGATACCGGCTTGCCGGTGGCGCGTTCCCACAGCACGGTCGTCTCGCGCTGGTTGGTGATGCCGATGGCGGCGATGTCCGCGGCGCGCGCGCCTGCCTTGCGCATCACGGCCCGCATCACCGAGACGGCGCTGGCCCAGATTTCGTCAGCCTCGTGCTCGACCCAGCCGGAGGCGGGATAATGCTGGGCGAATTCCTTTTGCGCCACAGCCACGATGGCTGAATCGGGTCCGAACAGGATCGCGCGGGTCGATGTGGTGCCCTGGTCCAGCGCCATGACATAGCGCTTTGCCGCCTCGGACTTCATGGTCGGTTCCTCCCCGCCGCAGGACTTGAAGGCGCCCGCTTGGCATCACCAAAAGCATGCTTGCCCGGGTAGGTAAGAGGACTTGGTAACGGGATGTCAAATCCTCCAGCCTAACCATTGCCGGCCGCCTGGTGGCGCGCTGGGCTTTATGATGTCTGAAATGCCGAAACTGCCGGACCTGATCGTGCTTGTCGCCGAACCTGGCATGCACATGCGTCGCATCGTGCGCGAGATCCTGCTGCGCGCCGGCATCAAGCGAATCATCGAGGCGACGGACGGGGCGGATGCGCTTGGGCAATTCACGGTGCTTGTGCCGGACATCGTCATCCTGGAGTGGGACATGCCCATGCTCTCGGGCGAGGATTTCATCCGGCTCGCGCGCAGCAGCCCCGAAACGGCCCAGCGCGACACGCCGATCATCGTGACGCTCAGCAACCCCAACAAGGCGATCGTCGATCTGGCGATCAAGCTTGGCATCCAGGACATCCTGTGCAAGCCCTTGTCGCCAAAGGCCCTGTGCACCCGCATCCATAACGCGATCATCAGGGCGCGCGAGGCCCAGCGCCAGCGCGTCAAGGCCATGCGTCAGCCCTCGCTCACGGCGATCGGGTCGAGGGCGCCGGGCGACTTGGCAGTTGCGGCCACGGCCTGATCCGCGTTACGCTTCGCACAAAGTCGGCGATCGCCACCAGGGCTGAGCGCCACAGGCAAGGATTGAGATTGTGGAGATGGACGACAGGCCTCCGCCTGGCGCGCCGCTGGCGTCCGGGAAGGGGCAGGCGCTCGAGGTGCCTGCTCTTGCGCCTGCGCCCGCTCTTGCGTCCGAGCTTTATGCCGCCCTCGATCTTGGCACCAACAATTGCCGCCTGCTGATCGCGCAGCCCGCCCTGCATGGCTTTCGCGTGGTGGATGCCTTCTCACGCATCGTGCGCCTGGGCGAAGGGTTGGCGGCGAATGGCCGCCTCGGTGAGGCCGCCATGGAACGCGCGCTCGAAGCGCTGGCCGCCTGCAGCGCCAAGATGAAGCTGCGGGGCGTCACCCGCTCGCGCCTTGTCACGACAGAGGCCTGCCGCGCCGCCGGCAACGGTCGCGAGTTCGTGGCCCGCGTCGCGAGCGAGACGGGCCTGCTGCTCGAAGTTGTGGACCAGCGCACCGAGGCCATGCTGGCAGTGACCGGCTGCGCGGCGCTTGTCTCGCCCGATGCCGATGCGGTGATCGTCTTCGACATCGGCGGGGGCTCCACCGAGATCGTCTGGCTTGGCGGGCGTTCGTCGGGTCGCAGCCCGGAGGAACGGATCCAGACATGGGAATCGATTCCCATGGGCGTGGTCTTGCTGGCCGAGCGCCATGGCGGGGTCGAGGTGGGGCCAGAGCTGTTCGAGTCCATGGTGGCGGAGGCCACCGCTGCGCTCGCGAAATTCCACAAGCGTGCCCGCCCGGCCATGAGCCGCCGGGGGTTTCATCTGCTCGGCACGTCGGGCACGGTCACCACGGTCGCGGGGCTGCACCTTCGCCTTGACCGCTATGACCGCCGCAAGGTGGACGGGCTGTGGATGCGTACCGAGGACGTTTCGACCGTGATGGACGAACTGCTGGCCATGGACTTCGAGGCCCGGGCCGCCAACCCGTGCATCGGGCGCGAGCGCGCCGATCTCGTGCTGGCAGGATGCGCGATCTTCGAGGCCATCCGACGCCTGTTCCCCAGCCCGAAGGTCCGCATCGCCGATCGCGGCCTGCGCGAGGGCATCCTGCTCAAGATGATGTTCGAAGATGGCGTCTGGCGCCGCAGGCGGAGTTCGTGAGCGGCAAGGGAAGCAAATCCGCAGGCGGCAACGCAGCCGGTCCCGGCGGCGGCGCGCGCGACATGAAGGTGGAGCTGAAGCGCTCGCGCAAGCTCTCCCATTCGTCCCAGCTCTGGCTTCGCCGCCAGCTCAACGATCCTTATGTGAAGCGCGCCCGCGAGCAGGGGCTGCGCAGCCGCGCGGCCTTCAAGCTCTCGGAGATGGACGACAAGGCGCGCTTCCTCAAGCCTGGCCAGCGCCTCGTCGATCTGGGCTGCGCCCCCGGCGGCTGGTGCCAGGTCGCGGCCGGGCGCATCCACCTCCAGGCCGGCAAGGGCCGCATCGTCGGCATCGACCTTCTCGAAGTCGACCCCATTCCCGGCGTCGACATCATCCAGATGGATTTCATGGACGAGGCCGCGCCCGGCCGCCTGAAGGAAATGCTGGGTGGCGAGGCCGATGGCGTGATGTCGGACATGGCCGCCAACACCACCGGCCACAAGAAGACCGATCACCTGAAGATCATCGCGCTGGCCGAGGCCGCGCTCGAATTCGCACGGGAGGTTCTGGCGCCGGGCGGATTCTTCGTCTGCAAGCTGTTCCAGGGTGGCGAAACCGGCACGCTGCTGGGCGAGCTCAAGCGCGACTTCGCCCTCGTGCGCAATCTCAAGCCCTCGGCCAGCCGCTCCGATTCCTCGGAGATGTATGTGCTGGCGACTGGCTACAGGCGTCCGCGCGAGGCTGCGGCGGAAGACTGACCGGCCTCAGCGCCGCGCCTGCACCGTCATCGGCATGCCGCCACGCGGCCTGAGCGTGATGCGCTGCTGGGGCTCGGGCTCCGCGGCGGCAGCGTGGCTGAACCTGAGGCGCTGCGTCAGCACCGTCAGCACGATCATCGCCTCGACCATCGCGAACTGCATGCCGACGCAGATTCGTGGCCCCGCGCCGAAAGGCAGGAAGGCGTGGCGGTCAATCCGCTCGCGCGCGCCCGGCAGGAAGCGCTCGGGCCGGAAAAGCGCAGGCTGCTCCCAAAGGCGCTTGTGACGGTGGATGACATAGGGCGGGATGACGACGAGCGCGCCCGCGGGGATCGGCGTGCCGGCGGCCTCGTCCTCGGCGATGGCGCTGCGGGTCAGCGTCGCAACGGGCGGATAAAGCCGCATCGCCTCCTCGATCACGGCTCGGGTCATGGCCAGCCGCCCGCCATCGAGCGCCGCGGCCACGACATCCTCGCCCGCAGCATCTGCCTCCCGCTCGACATCGGCCAGGACCTCCGGCGACCTGGAGAGCAGGTAAAGCGACCAGGTCAGCACGTTCGCGGTCGTCTCATGGCCAGCCCCGATGAAGGTCACGATATTGGCGCCCACCTCGGTTTCGCTGAGCCCGGCGCCGTTTTCGGGGTCGCGCGCCGCGATCAGCGCGCTGAGCAGGTCGTCCGGCGCGCTCCCGCCCCCGGCGATCTGTTGCGAGCGGGCCGCCACGATCTCCTTCACGGTCCGCTCGAAGAAGTTGATCGAGGGCTGCGCCATGATGCGCCCGATGCGAGGGATCCACGCCGGCGCGTTCAAGATGTCGAGCGGATCGATCCGCCCTTGCGTCTCGAAATAGCGGGTCAGCGCCGTGCCGAAGGCTTCCGCGCCGCCCGTGATGACGTTCGAGAACAGGGTCTCGGCGAGCACATCGAAGGTGAGCGTTGTCGTGAACTGCGAAACGTCCAGCACATGGCCTGGCCGCCGCCGCTCCAGCCTGGCGGCATGGCGCTCCACCGTCGCGCGCATCGCCTCGGCCATCGGCGCCACCCGGCGGGGGGTGAACAGTGGCGCCACTGTCCGGCGCGCCCGTCGCCAGGCCTCGCCCTCGGCCGTCAGCAGTCCGTCGCCCAGCCCCGGCGACAGCACGCGGAGTTGCAGGTCGTCCTTGCGGTAGTTGGCGACATTCTCGACGAGCACATGCCGGATCGCGGCAGGATCGGCGAGGAACACGCCATAGCCGAACAGGCCCGGGCCCGCGATGGAGCGCTCCTCGAAATGCGCGCGCCGCCAGATCGTCAGCGGATTGCGCCGAAGCGCCAGCAGCAGCTCGATCTGGTTGAGCGGATCGGCATGGGGCTGCGGGGCAGGGGGCCGAAAGGCGCGCGGCGCAGGTCCGGCCAGCGTTGTGTCGGTCATGACGGGCCCTCAGGCATCGGCTCTCAAGATAGGTTGCTGCCGGAGGCCTTGCCAGACGCAGGATCGCCACAGCCCGCGCACAGTCCCGCGATCGGTCCCGCGATCAGGGACAAGGGCTGTTCATGCCTGCTCTTTCGACTTTCACTTGCTGTCCATGCGTGATAGCCGAACTCGTCAACCCCGCAGCGCAGCATGCCGCGACAGTGAAAGGTTGACAGCCCATGGCCGAATTCGTCGAAGCCGCGATCCGTGAAGGTCTGACCTTCGATGACGTGCTGCTGGAGCCCGGCCCCTCCGAGGTCCTGCCCTCGGATGTCGAGATCGGCACGCGGCTGACCCGCCAGATCTCCCTGAACCTGCCCCTTGTGGCCTCCGCCATGGATACCGTGACCGAATCGCGCATGGCCATCGCCATGGCCCAGGCCGGGGGTCTGGGCGTCATCCACCGCAACCTCGAGGCGGAAGCGCAGGCCGAGCAGGTGCGGCAGGTCAAGAAATACGAATCGGGCATGGTCATGAATCCGATCACGATCTTCCCTGACGAGACGCTTGCCGATGCGCTGGAGTTGATGAAGCGCCACCGCATCTCCGGCGTGCCGGTGGTCGAGCGCGGCCCCCAGGGGCACAAGGGCAAGCTGGTCGGCATCCTCACCAACCGCGACGTGCGATTTGCCTCGAACCTGGCCCAGCCCGTCGCTGAGTTGATGACCAAGGACCGCCTCATCACGGTGCGCGAGGGCGTCACCCAGATCGAGGCCAAGCGCACCCTCCACCAGTTCCGCATCGAGAAGCTGCTGGTCGTGGACGAGCACTTCCGCTGCATCGGGCTGATCACCGTCAAGGACATCGAAAAGCAGGTCGCGCATCCCCATGCCGCCAAGGATGTGCAGGGACGGCTGCTTGTCGCGGCCGCCAGCACAACGGGCGATGCCGGCTTCGCCCGTTCGGAACTGCTGGTCGATGCTGGCGTGGACATCATCGTGGTGGACACGGCCCATGGGCATTCGGCAGGCGTGCTGGCCAGCGTGGCCCGCGTGAAGAAGCTTTCCAATGCGGTGCAGGTGATCGCCGGAAACGTAGCCACCGCCTCCGGCGCCCAGGCGCTGATCGACGCCGGGGCCGATGCGGTCAAGGTGGGCATCGGGCCGGGTTCGATCTGCACGACCCGCATCGTCGCCGGCGTCGGCGTGCCTCAGCTCACGGCGATCATGGATGCGGTCTCCGCGGCGCGGAAGTCCGGCGTGCCGGTCATCGCGGATGGCGGCATCAAGTATTCCGGCGATTTCGCCAAGGCGCTGGCCGCCGGCGCATCCTGCGCCATGGTGGGCTCGTTGCTCGCCGGCACGGACGAGACGCCCGGAGAGGTGTTCCTTTACCAGGGGCGCTCCTACAAGTCCTATCGCGGCATGGGCTCGGTCGGGGCCATGGCTCGCGGCTCGGCGGATCGCTATTTTCAGCAGGACATCAAGGATTCGCTCAAGCTCGTTCCCGAAGGCATCGAAGGCCAGGTGGCCTACAAGGGGCCGGTCTCGGGTGTGCTGCATCAGCTGGCCGGCGGCCTGCGTGCCGCCATGGGCTATGTCGGCGGGCGCAATCTCGCGGACTTCCAGGATAAGGCCCGCTTCATCCGCATCACCTCCGCAGGCCTGCGCGAGAGCCATGTTCACGATGTGATGATCACGCGCGAGAGCCCGAACTATCCAGGCCGCAATGCCTGACGGCGTTGCCCGTGACAGTCTTGTGACGGCATGATGGCGGTGATCGCCGGTTCGGGCGGTCCTGGTGCGGAGATCAAGTCATGACGACGCGTCGAAATGCCGTGTTGGCGGCTCTTGCCCTGGCCGGCGGGCTTGTTGCCGTTCCGCAATCCGCGCAGGCGCAGGCGGCGAGCAGAACTGTCAATCCCTCCGACATTGTCGGCGCCATGAATGCCTATCGCCGCGCCAATGGCCTGCCTGCGGTGCGGGCTGACGCTCCGGTGATGAACGCGGCGCGCGCGCACGCCTCAGCGATGGCTGGCGCCAATTCGCTCAGCCATGATCTTGGCGGTGATCTTCGTTCCCGGCTTGCGAGCCATGGCGTGGGCCGCACGACCGCCGTGGAGAACATCGCTTGGGGCGTCAACACCGTTCGGGACGTGATGAGCCTGTGGCAGGCATCACCAGGCCACAACCAGAATCTGCTGGCTCCGGATGTCAGCCGGTTGGGCATCGGTGCGGCTCCCGGCCCCTCCGGCGTGTACTGGGCCCTGATCATGACAGGCGCGCCGCGCCGATGAAGCGGACGCCGGCCGCAGGTCACCGAATGATGCCGACCGACGCACGTGCCGCGCGTCGGCTTTCTTCTCAGCGACAAGGCCGCTGCCGCGCGTGAGCCAGGGCCACGGCAGCCAGATCAGCGGCGGCCCGACTCGAGGTTGGTCTTGGCGTCCACGCGCTTGGCCGGAGGCGGATCGAAGTTCTGCGCGGTGGACTGGGCGCAGGCGGCCAGCGAGGCGGCAAGCACGGCGGCGGCTGAAAGCTTCAGAATCGATTTCATGGGTTCACTCCTCGAGAAG
This window encodes:
- the glpK gene encoding glycerol kinase GlpK; the encoded protein is MKSEAAKRYVMALDQGTTSTRAILFGPDSAIVAVAQKEFAQHYPASGWVEHEADEIWASAVSVMRAVMRKAGARAADIAAIGITNQRETTVLWERATGKPVSRAIVWQDRRTADACHQLKREGLEPMVRERTGLLLDPYFSGTKIAWLLDNTPGARARAERGELAFGTIDSFLIWRLTAGRAHVTDATNASRTLLLNIHTGAWDAGLLSLLRVPESLLPTVMDSAASFGETDPALLGGSIAIRGVAGDQQAATIGQACFEPGMMKSTYGTGCFALLNTGPVAVASRNRLLTTIAYQLGGQRTYALEGAIFIAGAAVQWLRDGLKIIRRASDSGPLAARADPTQGVVLVPAFVGLGAPHWDPDARGALFGLTRKTGPAELALAALESVCFQTGDLLEAMKADWPGAGNTVLRVDGGMAASDWTMQRLADLLDAPVDRPRVMETTALGAAYLAGMASGFYPDPAGFAASWRLEHRFNPVMTQDQRAARQAIWRDAVRRTLTKA
- a CDS encoding response regulator gives rise to the protein MPKLPDLIVLVAEPGMHMRRIVREILLRAGIKRIIEATDGADALGQFTVLVPDIVILEWDMPMLSGEDFIRLARSSPETAQRDTPIIVTLSNPNKAIVDLAIKLGIQDILCKPLSPKALCTRIHNAIIRAREAQRQRVKAMRQPSLTAIGSRAPGDLAVAATA
- a CDS encoding Ppx/GppA family phosphatase; the protein is MDDRPPPGAPLASGKGQALEVPALAPAPALASELYAALDLGTNNCRLLIAQPALHGFRVVDAFSRIVRLGEGLAANGRLGEAAMERALEALAACSAKMKLRGVTRSRLVTTEACRAAGNGREFVARVASETGLLLEVVDQRTEAMLAVTGCAALVSPDADAVIVFDIGGGSTEIVWLGGRSSGRSPEERIQTWESIPMGVVLLAERHGGVEVGPELFESMVAEATAALAKFHKRARPAMSRRGFHLLGTSGTVTTVAGLHLRLDRYDRRKVDGLWMRTEDVSTVMDELLAMDFEARAANPCIGRERADLVLAGCAIFEAIRRLFPSPKVRIADRGLREGILLKMMFEDGVWRRRRSS
- a CDS encoding RlmE family RNA methyltransferase, with the protein product MKVELKRSRKLSHSSQLWLRRQLNDPYVKRAREQGLRSRAAFKLSEMDDKARFLKPGQRLVDLGCAPGGWCQVAAGRIHLQAGKGRIVGIDLLEVDPIPGVDIIQMDFMDEAAPGRLKEMLGGEADGVMSDMAANTTGHKKTDHLKIIALAEAALEFAREVLAPGGFFVCKLFQGGETGTLLGELKRDFALVRNLKPSASRSDSSEMYVLATGYRRPREAAAED
- a CDS encoding cytochrome P450 encodes the protein MTDTTLAGPAPRAFRPPAPQPHADPLNQIELLLALRRNPLTIWRRAHFEERSIAGPGLFGYGVFLADPAAIRHVLVENVANYRKDDLQLRVLSPGLGDGLLTAEGEAWRRARRTVAPLFTPRRVAPMAEAMRATVERHAARLERRRPGHVLDVSQFTTTLTFDVLAETLFSNVITGGAEAFGTALTRYFETQGRIDPLDILNAPAWIPRIGRIMAQPSINFFERTVKEIVAARSQQIAGGGSAPDDLLSALIAARDPENGAGLSETEVGANIVTFIGAGHETTANVLTWSLYLLSRSPEVLADVEREADAAGEDVVAAALDGGRLAMTRAVIEEAMRLYPPVATLTRSAIAEDEAAGTPIPAGALVVIPPYVIHRHKRLWEQPALFRPERFLPGARERIDRHAFLPFGAGPRICVGMQFAMVEAMIVLTVLTQRLRFSHAAAAEPEPQQRITLRPRGGMPMTVQARR
- the guaB gene encoding IMP dehydrogenase — translated: MAEFVEAAIREGLTFDDVLLEPGPSEVLPSDVEIGTRLTRQISLNLPLVASAMDTVTESRMAIAMAQAGGLGVIHRNLEAEAQAEQVRQVKKYESGMVMNPITIFPDETLADALELMKRHRISGVPVVERGPQGHKGKLVGILTNRDVRFASNLAQPVAELMTKDRLITVREGVTQIEAKRTLHQFRIEKLLVVDEHFRCIGLITVKDIEKQVAHPHAAKDVQGRLLVAAASTTGDAGFARSELLVDAGVDIIVVDTAHGHSAGVLASVARVKKLSNAVQVIAGNVATASGAQALIDAGADAVKVGIGPGSICTTRIVAGVGVPQLTAIMDAVSAARKSGVPVIADGGIKYSGDFAKALAAGASCAMVGSLLAGTDETPGEVFLYQGRSYKSYRGMGSVGAMARGSADRYFQQDIKDSLKLVPEGIEGQVAYKGPVSGVLHQLAGGLRAAMGYVGGRNLADFQDKARFIRITSAGLRESHVHDVMITRESPNYPGRNA
- a CDS encoding CAP domain-containing protein, with translation MTTRRNAVLAALALAGGLVAVPQSAQAQAASRTVNPSDIVGAMNAYRRANGLPAVRADAPVMNAARAHASAMAGANSLSHDLGGDLRSRLASHGVGRTTAVENIAWGVNTVRDVMSLWQASPGHNQNLLAPDVSRLGIGAAPGPSGVYWALIMTGAPRR